One region of Streptomyces leeuwenhoekii genomic DNA includes:
- a CDS encoding acyl-CoA dehydrogenase family protein: MPAFSLEPEQTDWCAELRTLAAERLGPLAEKGPPGRVNRPLLAELGRLGLLRRLFTSGALDLCLMRESLARACTQAETALALQGLGAHPVHAWGTEEQRARWLPRVAEGSAVAAFALSEPGAGSDAAALTLRAEPEGTPGGGAARWRLTGEKCWISNAPEADLYTVFARTTPGAGAKGVTAFLVPADRPGLTGAPLDMLAPHAIGTLAFDAVPVTAADVLGEVDHGFRVAMHTLNLFRPSVGAFAVGMAQAALDATLAHTARRDAFGGRLKDLQAVSHRVAEMALRTEAARLMVYAAATAYDQGDPDVPRRSAMAKLLATETAQYVVDAAVQLHGARALVRGHPLEHLYREVRAPRIYEGASEIQRGIIAKELYATLEAP, from the coding sequence ATGCCCGCTTTCTCGCTCGAACCCGAACAGACCGACTGGTGCGCCGAGTTGCGCACCCTGGCCGCGGAGCGGCTCGGCCCGCTCGCGGAGAAGGGACCGCCCGGCCGGGTCAACCGCCCCCTCCTCGCCGAGCTCGGCCGACTCGGGCTGCTGCGGCGGCTGTTCACCTCGGGCGCCCTGGACCTGTGCCTGATGCGCGAGTCCCTGGCCCGCGCCTGCACCCAGGCCGAGACGGCCCTCGCCCTCCAGGGCCTGGGCGCCCACCCCGTCCATGCCTGGGGCACCGAGGAGCAGCGCGCCCGCTGGCTCCCGCGGGTGGCCGAGGGCAGCGCGGTGGCCGCCTTCGCGCTCAGCGAGCCCGGAGCGGGATCGGACGCGGCGGCGCTGACCCTGCGGGCCGAACCGGAGGGCACGCCCGGGGGCGGGGCCGCCCGCTGGCGGCTCACCGGGGAGAAGTGCTGGATCTCCAACGCCCCCGAGGCAGACCTCTACACCGTCTTCGCCCGCACCACCCCCGGGGCGGGCGCCAAGGGCGTCACCGCCTTCCTCGTCCCCGCCGACCGCCCCGGCCTCACCGGCGCCCCGCTCGACATGCTCGCCCCGCACGCCATCGGGACGCTGGCCTTCGACGCCGTCCCCGTCACCGCCGCGGACGTGCTCGGCGAGGTGGACCACGGCTTCCGCGTCGCCATGCACACCCTCAACCTCTTCCGCCCCAGCGTCGGCGCCTTCGCGGTCGGCATGGCCCAGGCGGCCCTGGACGCCACCCTCGCGCACACCGCCCGACGGGACGCCTTCGGCGGCAGGCTGAAGGACCTCCAGGCCGTCTCCCACCGGGTCGCCGAGATGGCGCTGCGCACGGAGGCGGCCCGGCTGATGGTGTACGCGGCGGCCACGGCGTACGACCAGGGCGACCCGGACGTGCCCCGCCGCTCGGCGATGGCCAAGCTGCTGGCCACCGAGACCGCGCAGTACGTCGTCGACGCGGCCGTCCAGCTGCACGGCGCCCGGGCGCTGGTGCGGGGCCACCCGCTGGAACACCTCTACCGCGAGGTGCGCGCTCCCCGCATCTACGAAGGGGCGAGCGAGATCCAGCGCGGCATCATCGCCAAGGAGCTGTACGCCACCCTGGAGGCACCGTGA